The following coding sequences lie in one Polynucleobacter necessarius genomic window:
- a CDS encoding COX15/CtaA family protein: MPSIGLILELGLIAIVFAGLPLGYLWKKPGYSFFQKLNWVLVFMTFDLIVFGAFTRLTDSGLGCPDWPGCYGASNPLHAINVIVQAENTLPSGPVTVMKAWIEMIHRYLAMTVGALIVVQLSLAASKVKSLGREPLFGSIALFLLVFLQGAFGAWTVTLKLQPIIVMIHLMLALGLLACLTAYAQQSWQEKTSTVRTIRIKPLPAPLLLIAALVLFTQVFLGAWVSTNYAVLACPDFPTCLGEVWPQTNWSEGYTLWRQLGLNAQGEYISPVALQTIHWAHRLFAIVLIVVLGALAWRALQVSTPAIASLGKFAKLLLGLLALQVVTGISNVVFQWPLAVALLHTAGSAALVFCLVRMSYWASWKSPMRLKTVKPL, encoded by the coding sequence ATGCCAAGCATTGGTTTAATTTTAGAGCTGGGGCTCATTGCTATCGTATTTGCGGGGTTACCTTTGGGGTACCTTTGGAAAAAACCTGGTTATAGTTTTTTCCAGAAACTCAATTGGGTGTTGGTCTTTATGACTTTTGACTTAATTGTGTTTGGGGCATTTACGCGCCTTACTGATTCCGGTCTGGGTTGCCCTGATTGGCCTGGTTGTTATGGCGCCTCCAATCCTCTGCATGCGATCAATGTAATTGTGCAGGCTGAAAATACTCTGCCATCAGGCCCAGTAACTGTGATGAAGGCATGGATCGAAATGATTCATCGCTATTTAGCGATGACAGTAGGGGCCTTAATTGTGGTTCAGTTGTCTTTGGCAGCCAGCAAAGTGAAGTCTCTTGGAAGAGAGCCATTATTTGGGAGTATTGCCTTGTTTTTATTGGTCTTTCTTCAAGGTGCATTTGGAGCATGGACCGTGACTTTAAAGCTGCAACCCATTATCGTGATGATCCACTTGATGTTGGCCCTAGGATTGTTAGCTTGTCTAACTGCTTATGCTCAGCAATCTTGGCAAGAAAAAACATCTACAGTACGCACCATTCGCATCAAGCCTTTGCCAGCGCCCTTGTTATTGATTGCGGCCCTGGTCTTGTTTACCCAAGTCTTTTTAGGCGCCTGGGTCAGCACCAATTACGCAGTGCTAGCTTGCCCAGATTTTCCAACCTGCTTGGGCGAGGTTTGGCCTCAAACAAATTGGTCCGAAGGCTATACCCTCTGGCGCCAATTAGGTCTGAATGCTCAAGGTGAGTATATTTCTCCAGTAGCATTGCAAACGATTCACTGGGCACATCGATTGTTTGCGATTGTCTTGATTGTTGTTTTGGGTGCCTTAGCTTGGAGAGCGCTGCAAGTCAGTACTCCAGCAATAGCTAGCTTAGGAAAGTTTGCAAAACTATTATTAGGTTTGCTAGCGCTTCAGGTGGTAACAGGAATATCGAATGTGGTTTTTCAGTGGCCTTTAGCAGTAGCCTTATTGCACACTGCAGGTTCAGCTGCATTAGTATTCTGTTTGGTCAGAATGAGTTACTGGGCTTCCTGGAAGTCTCCAATGCGTTTAAAGACAGTAAAACCTTTATGA
- a CDS encoding SURF1 family protein has protein sequence MKRINSLFDALVAKRIVATVSALLVIVIGSTAGIWQLGRAQTKIALAANLLARQQMPILSANAGPWTLEEAAERRMIARGHYIPEAAIWLDNRPRPIPAGGAGNTAQAGFYLMMPFRLEGRDEVLWINRGWVPRNNEQRESLPPIETPVGIVNIEGLVFASPGKVYALGSEDVVVDPNKPRIAQNFDLEREAALHHWKQDPFILRLEESGISDGLLREWAPLTTGVDRHYAYAFQWFALAFAGFLFWLISGLRQYWRQSSVNKDLG, from the coding sequence TTGAAACGTATAAATAGTCTTTTTGACGCCCTAGTAGCAAAGCGCATAGTTGCTACTGTATCAGCCTTGCTAGTAATTGTGATCGGCTCCACAGCCGGTATTTGGCAGCTTGGGAGGGCTCAAACCAAAATTGCTCTCGCGGCAAATTTATTAGCTCGCCAACAAATGCCAATCTTGAGTGCAAACGCTGGGCCGTGGACTTTAGAAGAGGCTGCTGAGCGTCGTATGATTGCGCGTGGCCACTATATCCCTGAGGCTGCCATCTGGCTTGATAACCGCCCAAGGCCCATTCCTGCAGGTGGAGCGGGTAATACGGCTCAAGCGGGTTTCTATTTGATGATGCCTTTTAGACTTGAGGGCAGGGACGAGGTGCTCTGGATCAATCGGGGATGGGTTCCCAGAAATAATGAGCAACGCGAATCTTTGCCCCCGATAGAGACTCCTGTCGGCATAGTCAATATTGAAGGTTTGGTATTTGCTAGTCCTGGCAAGGTTTACGCCCTAGGGTCTGAGGATGTAGTTGTTGATCCCAATAAGCCCCGAATCGCCCAGAATTTTGATTTGGAACGAGAGGCGGCCTTACATCATTGGAAGCAAGACCCATTTATTTTGCGTTTAGAGGAGTCTGGCATTTCTGATGGCCTACTGCGAGAGTGGGCGCCTCTGACAACCGGGGTCGATCGCCATTATGCTTATGCATTCCAGTGGTTTGCCTTAGCCTTTGCGGGCTTCCTATTTTGGCTCATTAGCGGATTGCGCCAATATTGGCGACAAAGTTCAGTAAATAAGGATTTAGGGTGA
- a CDS encoding twin transmembrane helix small protein, with protein MKWIIPVVLLMIVASLGSALFYMMRGRGNSSKMVHSLMLRIGLSLVLFLGILAAHYFGLIEASGIKVGSN; from the coding sequence ATGAAGTGGATTATTCCGGTTGTACTGCTGATGATTGTTGCCAGTCTAGGGTCTGCTCTCTTCTACATGATGAGAGGTCGTGGCAACAGCTCTAAGATGGTTCATTCCTTAATGCTACGTATTGGTCTATCTTTAGTGTTGTTTTTGGGCATTCTTGCCGCACATTACTTTGGATTAATTGAAGCTAGCGGAATCAAGGTTGGATCAAACTAA
- a CDS encoding cytochrome c oxidase subunit 3, producing MSSNSTPYYFVPGLSRHPAMAAAGLIAFGYGMTGWVNHTSWGGTLALIGVAWILFVLYNWFGDTIAESNSGKNGVNVDISYRWSMAWFIFSEIMFFGAFFAALFYARNIAMPWMGDVESKLLWPNDGPAGLVEKFTTMGPWPIPTLNTFLLLSSGVTITYAHHALVENHMKKAIVGLAATVALGFVFLCFQGYEYYHVYHELNLKLTSGIYGSTFFMLTGFHGFHVFLGGTMLAIVLRRMIRGDFTAEHHFAFEGAAWYWHFVDVVWLGLYIAVYWM from the coding sequence ATGTCATCCAATTCAACCCCTTACTATTTCGTCCCTGGACTATCTAGACATCCAGCCATGGCTGCCGCTGGCTTAATTGCCTTTGGTTATGGCATGACTGGTTGGGTTAACCACACATCCTGGGGTGGAACTCTTGCCTTGATAGGTGTGGCTTGGATTCTTTTTGTGCTCTACAACTGGTTTGGTGACACGATTGCTGAGTCTAATTCAGGCAAAAATGGCGTAAACGTTGATATCTCCTACCGCTGGTCAATGGCATGGTTCATCTTTTCTGAGATTATGTTCTTCGGTGCATTCTTTGCGGCCTTGTTCTATGCGCGTAATATTGCAATGCCTTGGATGGGTGATGTTGAGAGCAAATTGCTTTGGCCTAATGATGGTCCCGCTGGTTTGGTTGAGAAATTTACCACTATGGGTCCATGGCCAATTCCAACACTCAACACTTTCTTGCTGCTTAGCTCTGGTGTGACCATTACTTATGCTCACCATGCTTTAGTGGAAAATCACATGAAAAAAGCGATTGTTGGCCTGGCGGCCACAGTTGCATTGGGCTTTGTGTTCTTATGCTTCCAAGGGTATGAGTACTACCATGTTTACCATGAGTTGAACTTGAAGCTGACATCTGGCATTTACGGATCCACTTTCTTCATGTTGACTGGCTTCCATGGTTTCCACGTATTCTTGGGTGGTACGATGTTAGCGATTGTTTTGCGCCGTATGATTCGCGGTGACTTTACTGCAGAGCATCACTTCGCTTTTGAGGGTGCCGCTTGGTATTGGCACTTTGTTGACGTTGTCTGGCTCGGTTTGTACATCGCTGTTTACTGGATGTAA
- a CDS encoding DUF2970 domain-containing protein: MRKKSGLQEDIATLSFVHIIIAGVVGALIFMAILLLVVKAVVSH, translated from the coding sequence GTGCGTAAAAAGTCAGGTTTGCAGGAAGATATAGCAACATTAAGTTTTGTGCACATTATCATTGCGGGTGTTGTTGGTGCCTTGATTTTTATGGCAATCCTACTCTTGGTAGTGAAAGCAGTTGTATCCCATTGA
- a CDS encoding cytochrome oxidase small assembly protein: protein MKQEFNTPSKEIQVANNRRLGWILLSIAVVFFIGIVMKWSLLG from the coding sequence GTGAAGCAGGAATTTAATACGCCCTCTAAAGAAATCCAGGTGGCTAATAACCGCCGCCTTGGATGGATTCTTCTGAGCATTGCTGTTGTATTTTTTATTGGCATTGTGATGAAGTGGAGCTTACTCGGCTAA
- a CDS encoding methyltransferase domain-containing protein has product MTQPIRWLHDEIAVRMLQKLDIVKLDAKDILLIPDFSGKHRSLLTRRFPNARIHSIIEGGMSGLDLLIARIKSHWRALIFPGKVFHIGAYLKTGKFNLPDNSVDLILSDLLLQDLADPKHFLQECWRVLKEGGLISFSYLGPDTGKELRPLEIENLRLKTLLSPWDMHDMGDALVGERFSDPVMDMEYLTIEYEKPALLMADINGLKLAHSTPSETSEMADLPQKLTLEVVYGHAWAIGKHLAKAKDQVAYIDINQIGRKTRPDSA; this is encoded by the coding sequence ATGACCCAGCCAATTAGATGGTTACACGATGAAATTGCAGTTCGCATGTTGCAAAAACTCGATATCGTCAAACTCGATGCAAAAGATATTCTGCTCATTCCAGATTTTTCTGGAAAGCATAGATCTCTCTTAACAAGACGTTTCCCAAACGCTCGTATACACAGCATTATTGAAGGGGGAATGTCGGGTCTTGATCTATTGATTGCCAGGATTAAGTCGCATTGGAGGGCGCTGATTTTTCCTGGGAAGGTTTTTCATATTGGCGCTTACCTTAAAACTGGCAAATTTAATCTCCCTGACAATTCTGTTGATTTGATATTGAGCGATCTCTTGTTACAAGATCTTGCTGACCCGAAACATTTTTTACAGGAATGTTGGCGGGTTTTAAAAGAGGGTGGCTTAATCTCTTTTAGCTATCTTGGGCCAGACACCGGAAAAGAATTGCGCCCATTAGAGATTGAAAATCTTCGCTTAAAAACTCTATTAAGCCCTTGGGACATGCACGATATGGGGGATGCGCTTGTGGGGGAGCGTTTTTCTGACCCTGTGATGGATATGGAATATTTGACCATTGAATATGAGAAGCCAGCACTTTTGATGGCCGATATCAATGGTTTGAAGCTGGCGCATTCAACCCCCTCAGAAACATCTGAAATGGCAGATTTACCTCAAAAACTAACTTTAGAAGTGGTGTATGGCCATGCTTGGGCTATTGGAAAACACCTTGCAAAAGCTAAGGACCAAGTTGCTTATATTGATATAAATCAAATTGGACGCAAGACTAGGCCAGATTCTGCTTAA
- a CDS encoding ComF family protein encodes MFYIDNVYRKLLRNKTVIVFDDVMTSGATLNEIARVLKNNGVERVINWVLLRTTRVSSVLKE; translated from the coding sequence ATGTTTTATATTGATAATGTTTACCGAAAATTGCTCAGAAATAAAACTGTTATTGTGTTTGACGACGTCATGACAAGTGGAGCCACCTTAAATGAAATTGCACGCGTACTAAAAAACAATGGCGTCGAACGCGTAATCAATTGGGTATTACTTAGAACAACAAGAGTCAGTTCAGTACTGAAAGAATGA
- the trmL gene encoding tRNA (uridine(34)/cytosine(34)/5-carboxymethylaminomethyluridine(34)-2'-O)-methyltransferase TrmL produces MFNIVLFEPEIPPNTGNIIRLCANTGTSLHLIEPLGFPMEDAKLRRAGLDYHEFASVKVHANWVQFLQNEKPHPRHLFALTAKGGTSFHAGKYEPNDYFVFGSETKGITDEVRNSIPRENQMRLAMQNNSRSLNLSNTVAIVTYEAWRQNGLIGGK; encoded by the coding sequence ATGTTTAATATTGTTTTATTTGAACCAGAAATCCCACCCAATACCGGAAACATCATTCGCTTGTGTGCCAACACCGGCACCAGTCTCCATCTCATTGAACCCCTGGGATTTCCGATGGAAGACGCTAAGCTAAGAAGGGCTGGCCTTGACTATCACGAATTTGCCAGCGTCAAAGTCCATGCGAATTGGGTGCAATTTCTTCAAAATGAAAAACCCCATCCCAGACATCTGTTTGCCTTGACTGCCAAAGGTGGTACTAGCTTTCATGCTGGGAAATATGAACCAAATGACTACTTTGTATTTGGTTCAGAAACTAAAGGTATCACCGATGAAGTGCGAAACTCAATTCCGCGTGAAAATCAAATGCGACTAGCAATGCAAAATAACAGTCGCAGCCTCAATCTTTCTAACACCGTTGCGATAGTAACTTATGAAGCCTGGCGCCAAAATGGATTGATCGGGGGCAAGTAA
- a CDS encoding NAD(P)H-dependent glycerol-3-phosphate dehydrogenase: protein MKVTLLGAGAWGTAMASQAARQLREEDVCLWSRSLGQIQAITQTGENAEYLPGITLPKNLHLATDFSAAVKRLSSDDLLVIATPMSGLSETIARVLQAAEHSLNIIWLCKGLEPATALLPHQVVEREHRLHGRGLKHTYGALSGPSFAHEVGAGMPCALTIASSSTTLCEIVQAAFHHGNMRIYSNDDLIGVELGGAVKNVLAIAAGIGDGLSLGLNARAAVLTRGLAEMMRLVKAAGGKSETCMGLTGVGDLILTATGDLSRNRRVGLELAAGKSLPEILASLGHVAEGVLCAAAVSDLAKRLGVDMPITTMMGEVLSGKLTPKEALKKLMGRDPKIES from the coding sequence ATGAAAGTGACATTATTGGGTGCGGGCGCTTGGGGGACTGCGATGGCCTCCCAAGCAGCACGTCAGTTGCGTGAGGAAGATGTTTGTTTATGGTCTCGCAGCCTAGGGCAGATTCAAGCAATTACTCAAACTGGTGAGAATGCGGAGTACCTGCCGGGTATTACTCTTCCAAAAAATTTACATCTTGCAACAGATTTTTCAGCCGCAGTTAAAAGGCTATCTTCGGATGATCTTTTAGTGATAGCAACACCCATGTCTGGGTTATCTGAAACGATAGCCCGAGTTCTTCAAGCTGCAGAGCATTCCCTTAATATTATTTGGCTATGCAAAGGTTTGGAGCCAGCTACCGCGCTTTTGCCTCATCAGGTGGTTGAACGTGAGCATCGCTTGCATGGACGTGGCTTAAAACATACTTATGGCGCTTTATCGGGCCCTAGTTTTGCGCACGAAGTCGGTGCAGGCATGCCGTGCGCCTTAACGATAGCAAGTTCTTCAACAACTTTGTGTGAAATTGTTCAGGCGGCATTTCATCATGGGAATATGCGTATTTACTCAAACGATGATCTTATTGGTGTTGAGTTGGGTGGCGCAGTCAAAAATGTTCTTGCCATTGCAGCTGGTATTGGCGATGGCTTAAGTTTGGGTTTGAATGCACGTGCGGCCGTATTAACGCGCGGCTTAGCTGAAATGATGCGCTTAGTCAAAGCAGCAGGCGGCAAATCGGAAACCTGCATGGGCTTAACTGGAGTAGGTGATCTCATTTTGACGGCTACTGGCGACCTGTCACGCAACCGCCGTGTAGGCCTTGAATTAGCCGCAGGTAAATCCTTGCCGGAGATCCTGGCAAGCCTTGGACATGTTGCCGAAGGCGTTTTATGTGCTGCTGCCGTTAGTGATTTGGCTAAGCGTTTGGGTGTCGATATGCCGATCACAACCATGATGGGCGAAGTGCTTTCTGGCAAGCTTACGCCAAAAGAAGCGCTCAAAAAATTGATGGGCCGCGATCCTAAAATTGAATCTTGA